A stretch of the Polynucleobacter tropicus genome encodes the following:
- a CDS encoding acyltransferase family protein, giving the protein MILSLREFWEISPGAKIKTTSPETPKDSSAQALLSNKGHLKYRPDIDGLRALAILFVVIYHAFPSVIPGGFIGVDIFFVISGFLISTIIYTQLASNRFSFVGFYIRRIKRIFPALFVVLAFCFAFGWFNLLADEFSQLGLHIAGGAGFIANLVLWNESGYFDNASDTKPLLHLWSLGIEEQFYFFWPILICLAWRKKINLLWVGLIVGVISFAINVYEVHHQLHFTAAFYSPVTRFWELMIGAILAYIALNQKTMLDRLKASNISLSQARINHWISIGGAVFLLVGIFQINKNSPFPGFLALLPTLGAALLIAAGERAWLNRVVLSNRLLVWIGLISFPLYLWHWPLLSFAHILQGKMPSAEIRSLVLLTSIVLSALTYYCIEKPIRTNQFNKLKASILLVLLIVIGYIGFNTYQRDGLTFRLNQIQFRLPPILQALSVKDPSASGLDIGPPKIDCSLSKLGAPAGAICFTKEELQKPALFLWGDSYAAHLLIGYEERFASQYRISRLGYNGCPPIMGMELPNRKNCTVGNEQIFERILQQRPAKLVIAANWTDYDWQQVEATLIKLKQAGIEEIDLIGPAPVWSDGLYKQLYLKYLADRDSNIPYRMWFGLSKERDFLVIDQAMEKMAEKIHVRYISIAKILCNSEGCITRFGDTSASLEAIDAGHFTKTTSRYVVSHFPGK; this is encoded by the coding sequence TCATTTATCACGCATTCCCCAGCGTGATACCTGGTGGCTTTATTGGTGTGGATATCTTTTTTGTTATTTCTGGATTTTTGATATCAACAATTATCTATACACAACTAGCATCAAATCGTTTTAGTTTTGTTGGGTTTTATATAAGACGTATTAAGCGGATTTTTCCTGCACTATTTGTAGTTCTTGCCTTTTGCTTTGCATTTGGCTGGTTCAATTTATTGGCTGATGAATTTTCACAACTGGGCTTACATATTGCTGGCGGCGCAGGTTTTATTGCTAACCTTGTGCTGTGGAATGAAAGCGGATATTTTGATAATGCTTCTGATACGAAGCCGCTCCTGCATTTATGGTCTCTTGGGATTGAGGAACAGTTTTACTTCTTTTGGCCAATTCTGATTTGTCTTGCATGGAGGAAAAAAATAAATCTTCTCTGGGTGGGATTGATTGTTGGTGTCATCTCATTCGCTATCAATGTATATGAGGTGCATCATCAATTGCATTTCACTGCAGCCTTTTATTCTCCGGTTACTCGTTTTTGGGAATTAATGATCGGGGCGATTCTGGCCTACATTGCGCTTAATCAAAAAACAATGCTGGATCGATTGAAGGCATCCAATATATCCTTGAGCCAAGCCAGAATCAATCATTGGATTTCAATCGGTGGCGCTGTATTTTTGCTTGTTGGAATTTTTCAAATCAACAAAAATTCCCCTTTTCCAGGTTTTTTGGCTTTGTTGCCAACCCTGGGGGCCGCTTTGCTGATTGCTGCTGGTGAACGCGCTTGGCTCAATCGCGTTGTTTTATCAAACCGCCTCTTAGTGTGGATTGGTCTGATTAGCTTCCCTCTGTATTTATGGCATTGGCCATTACTTTCCTTTGCTCATATCTTGCAGGGCAAGATGCCTTCAGCAGAGATTCGTTCTTTAGTGCTTCTGACATCCATTGTTTTGTCTGCTCTTACTTATTACTGCATTGAAAAGCCAATACGGACAAATCAATTTAACAAATTAAAAGCATCAATATTGTTGGTTCTCTTAATAGTTATTGGTTACATTGGGTTCAATACCTACCAACGGGATGGGCTGACATTTAGACTCAATCAGATTCAGTTTAGGCTGCCACCGATTTTGCAGGCTTTATCAGTTAAAGATCCATCGGCATCAGGTCTGGATATTGGGCCTCCGAAAATAGATTGTTCTTTGTCAAAATTGGGGGCTCCTGCAGGTGCGATTTGTTTTACCAAAGAAGAGTTGCAAAAGCCAGCGCTATTTTTATGGGGCGACTCCTATGCCGCGCATTTGCTTATTGGATATGAAGAGCGTTTTGCTAGTCAATATCGTATCTCTCGCCTTGGGTATAACGGCTGTCCACCTATTATGGGAATGGAGCTTCCGAATCGCAAGAATTGCACCGTAGGAAATGAGCAAATCTTCGAGCGTATTTTGCAGCAGCGCCCCGCTAAATTGGTGATTGCGGCCAATTGGACTGACTATGATTGGCAACAAGTTGAAGCTACACTGATCAAGCTAAAGCAGGCTGGTATTGAAGAAATTGATTTGATTGGTCCGGCCCCCGTGTGGAGCGATGGGCTTTATAAGCAGCTTTACCTTAAATATCTAGCAGATCGAGATTCTAATATTCCCTATCGCATGTGGTTTGGTTTAAGCAAAGAGAGGGATTTTTTGGTGATTGATCAAGCCATGGAAAAGATGGCTGAAAAGATTCATGTCCGCTATATTTCAATTGCAAAAATATTGTGCAATAGCGAAGGATGCATTACCCGCTTTGGGGATACAAGCGCTTCTCTGGAGGCTATTGATGCTGGCCACTTTACGAAAACAACGTCCCGTTACGTTGTCTCACATTTCCCGGGGAAGTGA
- a CDS encoding serine hydrolase domain-containing protein — translation MKRVRVIGLAFGLGIGLLSGVNALAADASKAPLPLSSGSGFNQEGLKKIDAFFADQIANNQLPGAVLAVAKNGKLAIFKPYGYLDKANNKTMTTDAVFNLASMTKVMASVGALTFYEEGKLPLNAPISNWLPQFKDMKVGKVDADGNLTTVPAKNPITVQDLMRHTNGLTYGGRGSTPVHKLYPAGSAPAAMQYNATEFVDKLASNALLYEPGTAWDYGFGIDVLGIIEEKISGKSLGSVLQERVWNKVGMPSTTFDVAEKDRARLAQPLPVDPMTGKSQKVDILTQKVKFDCGGSCAFSTAGDYVRFGQMLLNGGSLDGKRVLGPQTVAFMTANHLNKDIKNNVGLTEPGRVGYGFGLGVAVRMERGLSAINGNVGDFTWNGANGTIFWVDPKEQMVVVMMAVAPGEIRKVHREKLNALIYGALDK, via the coding sequence ATGAAAAGAGTGCGAGTAATTGGTTTGGCCTTTGGGTTGGGCATTGGTTTGTTGAGTGGCGTTAATGCATTGGCTGCCGATGCCTCAAAGGCGCCATTACCACTTAGTTCAGGATCGGGATTTAACCAAGAGGGATTGAAGAAGATAGATGCTTTCTTCGCAGATCAGATCGCCAATAACCAATTGCCAGGGGCAGTGTTGGCGGTAGCTAAAAATGGCAAGCTGGCAATTTTTAAGCCTTATGGTTATCTTGATAAAGCCAACAATAAAACAATGACCACGGATGCCGTGTTTAATTTGGCATCAATGACCAAGGTGATGGCATCGGTTGGTGCACTAACGTTTTATGAAGAAGGTAAGTTGCCACTGAACGCCCCAATATCCAATTGGTTACCACAGTTTAAGGATATGAAAGTCGGCAAGGTGGATGCCGATGGCAATTTGACTACCGTGCCTGCAAAAAATCCCATCACCGTGCAGGATTTGATGCGCCACACCAATGGCCTTACTTATGGTGGTCGTGGATCAACACCAGTGCATAAGCTCTATCCAGCGGGATCCGCTCCAGCAGCAATGCAATATAACGCTACAGAGTTTGTGGATAAATTAGCGAGCAATGCATTGTTATATGAGCCAGGTACAGCTTGGGATTATGGCTTTGGTATTGATGTGCTCGGCATTATTGAAGAAAAAATTTCTGGCAAGTCTTTGGGTAGTGTGCTGCAAGAGCGCGTATGGAACAAAGTTGGCATGCCCAGCACGACATTTGATGTGGCAGAAAAAGATCGCGCAAGATTAGCTCAGCCATTGCCGGTTGATCCGATGACTGGTAAGTCACAAAAGGTCGACATTCTGACGCAAAAAGTGAAGTTTGATTGCGGTGGTTCATGCGCATTTTCAACTGCAGGAGATTATGTGCGTTTTGGTCAGATGCTGCTTAATGGCGGAAGCTTAGATGGCAAGAGAGTGCTGGGGCCGCAAACAGTTGCATTCATGACTGCAAACCATTTAAACAAGGATATTAAAAATAATGTCGGCTTAACTGAGCCTGGTCGAGTGGGTTATGGCTTTGGTTTGGGCGTGGCGGTGCGTATGGAGCGCGGCCTCTCTGCTATTAATGGCAATGTTGGAGATTTCACCTGGAATGGCGCCAATGGAACTATTTTTTGGGTAGACCCTAAAGAGCAAATGGTGGTTGTAATGATGGCAGTAGCTCCGGGAGAAATTCGCAAGGTGCATCGAGAGAAGCTGAACGCATTAATTTATGGAGCATTAGATAAATAA
- a CDS encoding HdeD family acid-resistance protein, which produces MTELNAAQINEIRSNVMGAAAKVPGALIGLGVLFIILGMIGVAGQVIFSLVTVNILGIFLFAGGLLQAIHAFKSAGWKSVSVQLIFAILYIAAAIYVWAFPIPALEAITLWLAAIFFVTGFLRLVSAFQHRHFAEWFWLALSAAISILMGVLIMSSFPSSSLWLPGLLIAIELLLQGWSLLFLGFAARSLTK; this is translated from the coding sequence ATGACCGAATTAAATGCGGCACAAATAAACGAGATTCGCAGCAATGTCATGGGTGCCGCGGCCAAGGTTCCTGGAGCGCTCATTGGTCTTGGTGTTTTATTCATCATTTTGGGTATGATTGGCGTTGCTGGTCAGGTGATTTTCTCTCTGGTAACCGTTAACATTTTGGGTATCTTCTTGTTTGCGGGCGGCTTATTGCAAGCAATACATGCATTTAAATCTGCTGGATGGAAGAGCGTTAGCGTTCAGCTGATTTTTGCTATTTTGTATATCGCAGCTGCAATTTATGTATGGGCATTTCCGATTCCAGCGCTAGAAGCAATCACTTTATGGCTTGCGGCAATTTTCTTTGTGACTGGATTTTTGCGTTTAGTTTCTGCGTTTCAGCATCGCCATTTTGCTGAATGGTTCTGGCTTGCATTGTCTGCAGCCATTTCTATCTTGATGGGTGTTCTGATTATGAGCAGCTTCCCATCATCGAGCTTATGGTTGCCCGGCCTCTTGATCGCAATCGAGTTGTTATTGCAGGGTTGGTCCTTGTTGTTCCTGGGCTTTGCGGCACGCTCGCTGACCAAATGA
- a CDS encoding acyltransferase family protein, producing the protein MQSKNHFLLVDFLKTFAALTIILHHFSSYGQIAEDARSALPGLMNWLFEYGRYAVQIFLVMGGYLAAQSLTRANDLKNSRTVLKTIFNRYLRLFAPYVVALIITIACAWAARFWVHDEFVGESETLGQFLAHLFFLQGILGLDSISAGVWYVAIDWQLYAILAIMLSMFPGYRSLMWILTVMCVTSLLFFNRSGEYENYFIYFIGAYGLGVLAQLCKSYPDPTVNRVARILFVLIGLAILASSLHQVWIRNILAYVVAIGLILWGDWAYKDQKHARPHRLVNAILWGSRRSYCAFLIHFSLVLLANTLYIAWGINQQHDGAVAIALMCAAIVASWMAATLLYRRVEVPSRNLKL; encoded by the coding sequence GTGCAGTCAAAAAACCATTTTCTTCTCGTCGATTTCTTAAAGACCTTCGCAGCTTTAACAATCATTCTTCATCATTTTTCCAGTTATGGACAAATTGCTGAGGATGCGAGGTCGGCGCTCCCGGGTCTGATGAATTGGTTGTTTGAGTATGGTCGCTATGCTGTACAGATATTTTTGGTGATGGGTGGTTATCTAGCCGCCCAATCACTTACCCGTGCTAATGATTTAAAAAATTCTCGAACTGTTCTTAAGACGATTTTCAATCGCTACCTGCGTTTATTTGCCCCTTATGTTGTTGCGCTGATTATCACTATTGCTTGTGCTTGGGCGGCGCGCTTTTGGGTCCACGATGAGTTCGTTGGTGAATCAGAAACTTTAGGTCAATTCTTGGCACATTTGTTTTTCTTGCAGGGTATCTTGGGCTTGGATTCTATTTCTGCAGGGGTTTGGTATGTAGCGATTGATTGGCAGCTCTATGCCATTTTGGCAATCATGCTTTCGATGTTTCCGGGGTATCGCTCGCTGATGTGGATTCTGACGGTGATGTGTGTTACCTCATTATTATTTTTTAACCGCTCTGGAGAGTATGAAAACTACTTTATTTACTTTATCGGCGCTTATGGCTTAGGAGTATTGGCTCAGCTTTGCAAAAGCTATCCCGATCCAACGGTGAATCGTGTTGCCAGAATTCTTTTTGTCTTGATTGGATTGGCAATTCTGGCCTCAAGTTTGCATCAAGTATGGATAAGAAATATCTTGGCCTATGTGGTTGCCATTGGGTTGATCCTGTGGGGTGACTGGGCCTATAAAGACCAAAAGCACGCTAGACCGCATCGTCTTGTAAATGCAATTTTGTGGGGTAGTAGACGATCGTATTGCGCTTTTCTGATTCACTTCTCATTAGTTTTGCTCGCCAATACTCTATATATTGCTTGGGGTATTAATCAACAGCACGACGGTGCAGTAGCAATCGCTTTAATGTGTGCTGCAATCGTAGCAAGTTGGATGGCGGCAACTTTGCTCTATCGCCGGGTCGAGGTGCCATCCCGCAACTTAAAACTTTAG
- the yjgA gene encoding ribosome biogenesis factor YjgA, with protein sequence MHLNEKNRTPKLDEADEGPSKSELKRQMTERQKLAEVLAALSSDALKTIPLDETIKNAVAETNRIKSFEAIRRHKQYLGKLMRALDDEELDAIQKRLDAIQGVSKAETAKLHFLESYRDRLIANDEAFTKMIEQYPDMDIQNMRTLIRNARKEKEQNKPPKAYREIFRVLKEMGL encoded by the coding sequence ATGCATTTAAACGAGAAGAATCGCACCCCCAAACTTGATGAAGCCGATGAAGGACCAAGCAAGTCTGAATTGAAGCGCCAAATGACGGAACGTCAGAAATTGGCTGAGGTTCTAGCTGCTTTGAGCAGCGATGCACTAAAAACCATTCCTTTGGATGAAACCATCAAAAACGCTGTAGCGGAAACCAACAGAATTAAAAGTTTTGAAGCCATTCGCCGGCATAAACAATATCTAGGCAAGCTTATGCGTGCTTTAGATGATGAGGAGCTCGATGCAATTCAGAAACGTCTTGATGCAATTCAAGGGGTGAGCAAAGCAGAAACAGCGAAACTGCATTTTCTGGAAAGCTATCGCGATCGTCTAATTGCTAACGATGAAGCATTCACCAAAATGATCGAGCAATATCCAGACATGGATATTCAGAATATGCGCACACTGATTCGCAATGCCCGTAAAGAGAAAGAGCAAAACAAACCGCCAAAGGCCTACCGGGAGATCTTTCGCGTTTTAAAGGAAATGGGGCTCTAA
- a CDS encoding GMC family oxidoreductase, with protein sequence MTQTSNYDYIIIGAGSAGCMLAKRLTENPNKKVLLIEAGKSDNYIWIHIPVGYLYCIDNPRADWRFKTVAEKGLNGRSLLYPRGRVLGGCSSINGMIYMRGQVGDYESWVQATGDDAWSWKNALKRYKSFEDYHSVANQWHSKGGEWTVSKQRLRWPIMDRFKDAAVEAGIPASDDFNRGDNFGVGYFDVSQRKGWRLNTSKAFLKDAMKRNNLTVVTEAVVTKLKIDPNSKNCYGVEYRKNGAICESIITQNGEVILSAGAIGSVQILERSGIGAAAHLNKLGIPVVADLPGVGENLQDHLQLRIVYKVNGIKTLNTKANSLFGKLMIGLEYLLKRSGPMSMAPSQLGAFAYSSPEQKSANVEYHVQPLSLERFGEDLHSFNAFTASVCNLRPTSRGSVHIASTDPEVPPNINPNYLSTDEDRKVAAESLRLTRNIVRQPALAPYSPEEYKPGMQYQSDDDLVKAAGDIGTTIFHPVGTCKMGRADDPMAVLDSELRVRGVAHLRVVDASAMPVITSGNTAAPTMMIAERAAELLTRE encoded by the coding sequence ATGACTCAAACAAGTAATTACGACTACATCATCATTGGGGCAGGTAGTGCCGGCTGCATGCTAGCCAAGCGCCTGACTGAAAACCCAAACAAGAAGGTGTTACTCATTGAGGCGGGAAAGAGTGATAACTACATATGGATTCATATTCCGGTTGGTTATCTATATTGCATTGATAACCCGAGAGCAGACTGGCGCTTTAAGACAGTTGCCGAAAAGGGTCTAAATGGCCGTTCATTGCTTTACCCTCGTGGTCGTGTGCTCGGTGGTTGCTCATCAATTAATGGCATGATTTATATGCGTGGCCAAGTGGGCGACTATGAATCTTGGGTGCAGGCGACTGGTGATGATGCATGGTCTTGGAAGAATGCGCTCAAGCGCTACAAATCTTTTGAGGATTATCACAGCGTCGCAAATCAATGGCATAGCAAGGGTGGCGAGTGGACTGTTTCCAAGCAGCGTCTGCGTTGGCCGATCATGGATCGCTTTAAAGATGCGGCCGTAGAAGCAGGTATTCCCGCATCAGATGACTTTAACCGTGGTGATAACTTCGGCGTGGGTTACTTTGATGTGAGTCAGCGTAAGGGTTGGCGCCTCAATACATCAAAGGCATTCTTAAAAGACGCCATGAAGCGCAATAATTTAACAGTGGTTACTGAAGCAGTGGTGACCAAGCTCAAGATTGATCCCAATTCTAAAAATTGTTACGGAGTTGAGTATCGAAAGAATGGTGCTATATGCGAATCAATCATCACCCAAAATGGTGAAGTGATATTAAGTGCTGGTGCGATTGGTAGTGTGCAGATTTTGGAGCGATCAGGCATTGGGGCCGCGGCTCATCTGAATAAGTTGGGTATTCCGGTGGTTGCGGATCTACCTGGAGTTGGCGAAAACCTCCAGGATCATTTGCAATTGCGTATAGTTTACAAAGTCAATGGCATTAAGACACTAAACACCAAAGCCAATTCTCTTTTTGGAAAACTGATGATTGGTTTGGAGTATCTTCTCAAGCGCTCAGGCCCCATGTCGATGGCCCCTTCACAGTTAGGTGCTTTTGCGTATAGCTCACCAGAGCAAAAGAGCGCCAATGTGGAATACCATGTGCAGCCTTTATCACTTGAGCGTTTTGGTGAAGATCTGCATTCGTTTAACGCGTTTACAGCAAGCGTGTGTAATTTGCGACCAACATCGCGCGGCAGCGTGCATATTGCATCGACTGATCCTGAAGTCCCACCCAACATCAACCCAAATTATTTATCGACAGATGAAGACCGCAAAGTTGCGGCAGAGTCTTTGCGCTTAACACGCAATATTGTTCGTCAACCTGCACTTGCGCCCTATAGTCCCGAAGAGTACAAGCCAGGAATGCAATATCAATCTGATGATGACTTGGTGAAGGCGGCCGGTGATATTGGCACAACGATTTTTCATCCAGTGGGCACCTGCAAAATGGGGCGCGCTGATGATCCTATGGCAGTGCTAGATTCTGAGTTGAGGGTGAGGGGCGTTGCTCATCTGCGCGTAGTGGATGCATCTGCTATGCCAGTCATTACCTCTGGCAATACGGCAGCCCCAACCATGATGATTGCGGAGCGCGCCGCAGAATTGCTGACGCGTGAATAG
- a CDS encoding EamA family transporter, producing MPLSHLLLALAIVAVWGTNFVVIKISLASFPPFVFAALRYIFAFLPAAFLLPRPKISWVNLCVYGVAVGVGQFGILYFAIDGNISPGLASLVIQTQVFFTIGFAMLFAKERLKLYQTIAVAVAITGLSIIAAHTDATTTALGLALVVFSGFSWGVANTASRRAGAINMLAYVVWASLYAIPPLVFMAVIFEGGWAVIGQSFINAPIGAWLGVLWQSWGNTLFGYGAWAWLLSKHPAAVVAPAPLLVPIFGMGASAYFLGEPLPPWKIEAAGLVITGLMVNLFWPNIRNRLAK from the coding sequence TTGCCACTGAGTCACTTGCTGCTGGCTTTGGCCATTGTTGCGGTATGGGGAACCAACTTTGTAGTAATTAAGATTTCATTGGCAAGTTTTCCACCATTTGTATTTGCAGCGCTGCGTTACATCTTCGCATTCTTGCCAGCAGCTTTCTTGTTACCAAGGCCAAAGATCTCTTGGGTAAATCTGTGTGTTTATGGTGTCGCAGTTGGGGTAGGTCAATTCGGTATTTTGTATTTCGCAATTGACGGCAATATTTCTCCAGGTCTAGCTTCTTTGGTGATCCAGACGCAGGTCTTTTTTACGATTGGCTTTGCCATGCTCTTTGCTAAAGAGCGGCTAAAGTTGTATCAGACGATTGCGGTGGCAGTAGCCATAACTGGGCTTAGCATTATTGCGGCGCACACGGATGCCACTACAACTGCCTTAGGTTTGGCTTTGGTTGTCTTTTCAGGATTTTCTTGGGGTGTTGCTAATACCGCCAGTCGCCGAGCAGGTGCAATCAATATGCTTGCCTATGTAGTTTGGGCCAGTCTCTATGCAATTCCTCCGCTAGTGTTTATGGCAGTAATCTTTGAAGGCGGTTGGGCTGTTATTGGCCAATCTTTTATTAATGCACCAATAGGCGCCTGGTTGGGTGTCTTATGGCAATCTTGGGGCAATACTTTATTTGGCTATGGCGCTTGGGCATGGCTTTTATCAAAGCATCCTGCAGCAGTTGTTGCTCCAGCCCCTCTATTGGTACCCATCTTTGGGATGGGGGCATCTGCTTATTTCTTGGGCGAGCCACTCCCCCCATGGAAGATCGAGGCTGCAGGGTTAGTAATCACTGGCTTAATGGTGAATTTGTTTTGGCCAAATATTCGCAATAGATTGGCAAAATAA
- a CDS encoding ABC transporter substrate-binding protein: protein MKIRHHIFAVAASAILATGAYAADIKLGVSGPFTGGSSSMGVSMRDGVRLAAKEINAAGGINGNKIVLIERDDEAKNERGVQIAQELINNEKVVATLGYINTGVALASQRFYQDAKIPVMNNVATGSIITKQFPNAAENYVFRNAAADNIQAPMVAKEAVEKRGLKKVAILADSTNYGQLGREDLEKALKTYGVTPVAVEKFNIGDVDMTSQLLKAKNAGAEVILTYAIGPELAQIANGMAKLGWKKPMIGSWTLSMASFIDTAGKNGDGATMPQTYIQSPSTTAKRKAFQEAYLKEFKPKNNNIASPVSAAQGYDSVYLLAAAIKQANSTEGPKILAALQDLKTPVDGVVITYNKPFSATDHEAIKAKDVVMGVVENGRVEFLNAEDAKPKKK from the coding sequence ATGAAGATTCGTCATCACATTTTTGCAGTTGCTGCTTCTGCAATTCTTGCAACCGGCGCATATGCTGCCGATATTAAGTTAGGTGTATCAGGTCCATTTACTGGTGGTTCATCTTCAATGGGCGTGAGCATGCGTGATGGCGTGCGACTTGCTGCAAAAGAAATTAATGCTGCTGGCGGTATTAATGGCAATAAAATTGTGTTGATCGAGCGCGATGATGAAGCGAAAAACGAGCGTGGCGTACAAATTGCACAAGAATTGATTAACAACGAGAAGGTTGTTGCTACTCTTGGTTACATCAATACTGGCGTGGCTTTGGCTTCACAGCGTTTTTATCAAGATGCCAAGATTCCAGTAATGAATAACGTTGCTACCGGATCTATTATTACTAAGCAATTCCCAAATGCAGCCGAGAACTATGTTTTCCGTAATGCCGCTGCTGACAATATCCAGGCGCCAATGGTTGCTAAGGAAGCGGTAGAAAAGCGTGGCTTGAAGAAAGTGGCGATTTTGGCTGACTCAACCAACTATGGTCAGTTGGGTCGTGAAGACTTAGAAAAAGCCTTGAAGACATATGGTGTAACACCTGTTGCTGTTGAGAAATTCAACATTGGTGACGTTGATATGACTTCTCAGTTACTGAAGGCTAAGAATGCTGGCGCTGAAGTAATTTTGACTTACGCAATTGGACCAGAGTTAGCGCAAATTGCTAACGGTATGGCTAAGTTGGGTTGGAAAAAGCCAATGATCGGTAGCTGGACTTTATCTATGGCTAGCTTTATCGATACTGCTGGTAAGAATGGTGACGGTGCAACCATGCCGCAAACTTACATCCAGTCTCCATCAACAACTGCCAAGCGTAAGGCATTCCAAGAGGCCTACTTGAAAGAGTTCAAGCCAAAGAACAACAATATCGCTTCTCCAGTGTCTGCTGCTCAAGGTTACGACTCTGTTTACCTCTTGGCAGCAGCAATTAAGCAAGCTAACAGCACTGAGGGACCAAAGATTTTGGCAGCTTTGCAAGATCTCAAGACCCCAGTTGATGGCGTTGTTATTACTTATAACAAGCCATTCTCTGCAACTGACCATGAGGCTATCAAGGCTAAAGATGTTGTTATGGGCGTAGTTGAAAACGGCCGTGTTGAGTTCTTGAATGCTGAGGACGCAAAGCCAAAGAAAAAGTAA
- a CDS encoding branched-chain amino acid ABC transporter permease produces MEMLAQILSSGIAVGMIYAVIAFGFQLTFATSGTLNFGQGEALMLGALVGLTCVDTFGMNYWVMIPVVCLFGMLQGSFVELIGVRPAIKIKSEFGWIMSTIALGIIFKNVAENIWGRDALPFPAPLPMEPMNFLGANILPMEILVVVGALVMMLLVEFFNRKTIYGKAVVATANDRDAAGLMGINTSMVITFSYALSSLTAAFAGVLIAPLTLTGATMGGALGLKAFAVAIIGGLSSGLGIIVGGLILGIVETATGFYVSTGYKDVPGLILLLLVLAYKPSGLFGKSAIKKV; encoded by the coding sequence ATGGAAATGCTTGCACAAATCCTCTCGAGCGGCATAGCGGTGGGGATGATCTACGCGGTCATCGCTTTCGGCTTTCAGCTCACATTTGCTACATCTGGCACATTGAACTTCGGTCAGGGTGAAGCCTTGATGTTAGGTGCGCTTGTCGGCTTAACTTGTGTGGATACGTTTGGTATGAACTACTGGGTAATGATTCCAGTAGTGTGCTTATTCGGTATGTTGCAAGGTAGTTTCGTTGAGTTAATCGGCGTACGTCCTGCGATCAAAATTAAATCCGAGTTTGGTTGGATTATGTCGACGATTGCGCTGGGTATTATTTTCAAAAACGTCGCAGAAAATATTTGGGGTCGTGATGCATTGCCATTCCCAGCTCCGTTACCAATGGAGCCAATGAATTTCCTCGGCGCAAACATTCTTCCAATGGAAATTTTGGTTGTAGTTGGTGCTTTGGTAATGATGTTATTGGTTGAATTTTTCAACCGCAAAACAATTTACGGTAAAGCGGTTGTAGCAACTGCAAATGACCGTGATGCAGCTGGCCTCATGGGCATCAATACGAGCATGGTAATTACCTTCTCTTATGCCTTATCTTCTTTAACTGCAGCGTTTGCTGGCGTTTTGATTGCGCCGTTAACTTTGACTGGCGCAACTATGGGTGGCGCGCTTGGTTTGAAGGCATTCGCAGTGGCAATTATTGGCGGTCTTTCAAGCGGTCTTGGCATTATTGTCGGCGGCTTAATTTTAGGAATTGTGGAAACCGCAACTGGTTTCTATGTATCGACTGGCTATAAAGATGTGCCAGGTTTGATTTTGTTATTGCTTGTATTGGCATACAAACCGTCTGGTCTCTTCGGTAAATCTGCAATTAAGAAAGTTTAA